A genomic window from Hyla sarda isolate aHylSar1 chromosome 10, aHylSar1.hap1, whole genome shotgun sequence includes:
- the LZIC gene encoding protein LZIC — protein MASRGKSETSKLRQNLEEQLDRLMQQLQDLEECREELDADEYEETKKETLEQLSEFNDSLQKIIAGNMTLVDELGGMQLAIQAAISQAFKTPEVIRMFAKKQPGQLRTRLAEMDRDLMVGKLSRDVYTQQKGEILTALRKLGEKLTVEDEAFLSENAGAALSQFQKVSEGLGSGDKVLALASIEVENTKK, from the exons ATGGCGTCGAGAGGGAAGAGCGAGACCAGTAAACTCCGACAGAACTTAGAGGAGCAATTGGATCGTCTGATGCAGCAGCTCCAGGACTTGGAAGAATGCAG AGAGGAGCTGGATGCAGATGAATATGAGGAGACGAAGAAAGAGACGCTGGAGCAGCTAAGTGAATTCAACGACTCGCTGCAGAAGATTATCGCAGGGAACATGACGCTGGTGGATGAGCTCGGCGGGATGCAGCTG GCCATTCAAGCAGCCATCAGCCAAGCATTTAAGACCCCCGAAGTCATCAGAATGTTTGCCAAGAAGCAGCCTGGGCAGCTAAGGACACGGTTAGCCGAG ATGGACCGAGACTTAATGGTGGGCAAATTGTCCCGAGATGTTTACACACAGCAGAAAGGAGAAATCCTCACCGCTTTACGGAAACTGGGAGAGAAG CTGACTGTGGAGGATGAGGCTTTCCTATCAGAGAATGCTGGGGCGGCTCTCAGCCAATTTCAGAAGGTGTCCGAAGGTTTAG GATCGGGAGACAAAGTTTTGGCTCTGGCAAGTATTGAGGTGGAGAACACTAAGAAGTGA